A single Vigna radiata var. radiata cultivar VC1973A chromosome 8, Vradiata_ver6, whole genome shotgun sequence DNA region contains:
- the LOC111242284 gene encoding uncharacterized protein LOC111242284 produces the protein MSLSLITVDGVNFLVMWYAEVSFNYDVTQYACETKESAKDVAGTVAEKGKEGAERTKQKTEEVAASTLNAGEKAKQSVQGAWDVAKDTTHKIKETLVGKDDDDNDGVLNNDVAELERRDGKSYDDKDDEEDTEKGANMPFFYVV, from the exons atGTCCTTGTCGTTAATTACTGTggacggcgttaactttcttgTGATGTGGTATGCTGAGGTGTCTTTTAATTACGACGTGACACAG TATGCGTGTGAGACTAAAGAAAGTGCAAAGGACGTAGCGGGAACAGTGGCGGAGAAAGGTAAGGAAGGGGCGGAAAGGACAAAGCAGAAGACGGAGGAGGTGGCGGCATCGACGCTAAACGCAGGAGAGAAGGCAAAGCAGAGCGTGCAAGGGGCATGGGATGTGGCGAAGGACACCACACACAAGATTAAGGAAACCTTGGTTGGgaaggatgatgatgataatgatggtGTTCTGAACAATGATGTTGCAGAGTTGGAGAGAAGAGATGGGAAGAGTTATGATGACAAAGACGATGAAGAAGACACAGAAAAAGGTGCCAACATGCCCTTTTTTTATGTCGTCTAG
- the LOC106771511 gene encoding glutaredoxin-C11: MDRVRELASKKAAVIFTKSSCYMCHSITQLFYELGASPAVHELDKDAYGREMEWALRSMGCNPSVPAVFIGGKFVGSSKDVISLHVDGSLKQMLMAAKAIWF; the protein is encoded by the coding sequence ATGGATAGAGTAAGAGAGTTGGCGTCAAAGAAGGCAGCAGTTATATTCACCAAGAGTTCGTGTTACATGTGCCACAGCATCACGCAACTCTTCTATGAGCTCGGAGCAAGCCCTGCAGTGCATGAGCTTGACAAGGATGCTTATGGGAGGGAAATGGAGTGGGCTTTGAGGAGCATGGGATGTAACCCTTCAGTGCCTGCAGTTTTCATTGGTGGCAAATTTGTAGGGTCATCCAAGGATGTCATATCCCTCCATGTTGATGGTTCCCTCAAACAAATGCTTATGGCTGCCAAGGCCATATGGTTTTAG